From the genome of Lotus japonicus ecotype B-129 chromosome 6, LjGifu_v1.2, one region includes:
- the LOC130725185 gene encoding uncharacterized protein LOC130725185, whose protein sequence is MGSNLFTVRFHNPQDRDRILRAGPWNFDKFLMVMTKLEVDEVPSQVPLTKAPFWVQVHDFPPRLRSDATARAIGKVLGEFMEWDHADKHRDGQFLRVRVMLDVTRPLLRGSRLARANKEPLRVRFKYERLGNVCNRCGKLDHYSKDCSLEAPSPLPYGAWIKADTGKQGFGSESQRQDDKKEKERDSSSANEKELHSPTASQHSASKPRESGVSGEAEETAGRVKGLPSRSTLPKRKETSLGGGSARGKKRSAESRDSSMGQAHPSKKLLSDAISADAAGQVRRAQ, encoded by the coding sequence ATGGGTTCCAATCTCTTTACGGTGCGATTTCATAATCCACAGGACAGAGACCGGATTCTCAGAGCAGGGCCATGGAACTTTGATAAGTTTCTTATGGTGATGACGAAACTTGAGGTAGATGAGGTTCCGTCCCAGGTTCCTCTCACCAAGGCACCATTCTGGGTGCAAGTCCATGATTTTCCGCCACGATTACGCTCTGATGCTACGGCTAGGGCTATTGGCAAGGTGTTGGGAGAATTTATGGAGTGGGATCATGCAGACAAACATCGTGACGGTCAGTTCCTCCGTGTACGTGTGATGCTCGACGTAACACGTCCTTTGCTGCGTGGCTCTCGTCTTGCTCGTGCGAATAAGGAGCCCCTACGGGTTCGTTTCAAATATGAGCGTCTGGGTAATGTATGCAACAGATGTGGGAAACTGGACCATTATTCTAAGGATTGCTCGCTGGAAGCTCCATCTCCTCTTCCCTATGGGGCTTGGATCAAGGCAGATACAGGGAAGCAAGGTTTTGGTAGTGAGTCACAACGCCAAGATGataagaaggagaaagagagggACTCGAGTTCTGCCAATGAGAAGGAGCTACACTCACCTACGGCTTCACAACATTCAGCCTCCAAGCCGCGGGAGAGTGGTGTTAGTGGTGAGGCGGAGGAGACCGCCGGTAGGGTGAAGGGGCTGCCCTCACGTTCCACGCTTCCAAAGCGTAAGGAGACTTCCCTTGGTGGCGGCTCGGCCAGGGGAAAGAAGAGATCAGCGGAGAGTCGTGATTCATCGATGGGTCAAGCACACCCTTCAAAGAAGCTGCTTTCTGATGCGATATCGGCGGATGCTGCTGGGCAGGTCCGCCGGGCACAATGA